Proteins found in one Triticum urartu cultivar G1812 chromosome 4, Tu2.1, whole genome shotgun sequence genomic segment:
- the LOC125550500 gene encoding prostamide/prostaglandin F synthase-like isoform X1 — protein sequence MATAVSLCLPRVLHTSAPRPSFHRRVSVQGAGATLPDARRLCRRSSAVSAAAGASPPEAGTAAWDSLGGVSVFAAGTGDAVPLRDLWDPSECYFCEQGVVVVALLRHFGCFCCWELASDLKKSMPKFESAGAKLIAIGVGTSDKARILADGLPFPVDSLYADPERKAYDVLGLYHGLGRTLFSPASSKIYSRLDSIKEATKNYKLKGTPADLTGIMQQGGMFVFRGKELLYAWRDEGTGDHAPLDDFLGICRQVPAA from the exons ATGGCGACGGCCGTCTCGCTCTGCCTCCCTCGCGTCCTCCACACCTCCGCTCCTCGGCCGTCGTTCCACCGCCGCGTGTCCGTCCAAGGCGCCGGCGCCACCCTCCCGGACGCGCGCCGTCTTTGTCGCCGTTCATCGGCCGTCTCTGCCGCGGCAGGGGCTTCGCCGCCCGAAGCCGGCACCGCCGCGTGGGACTCCCTCGGCGGCGTCTCCGTCTTCGCCGCTGGCACCGGCGACGCCGTGCCGCTCAGGGACCTGTGGGACCCGTCCGAG TGTTATTTCTGCGAGCAGGGGGTGGTCGTGGTCGCGCTGCTGAGGCATTTCGGATGCTTCTGCTG CTGGGAGCTGGCCTCTGATCTGAAGAAATCCATGCCGAAGTTCGAGTCCGCGGGGGCTAAACTGATCGCCATCGGCGTCGGCACATCTGACAAGGCACGCATTCTCGCCGACGGG CTGCCATTTCCTGTGGATAGCTTGTACGCCGATCCCGAGCGCAAG GCTTACGATGTCTTGGGCCTGTACCACGGATTAGGCCGCACACTCTTTAGTCCAGCCAGT TCTAAAATATACTCGAGGCTCGACTCCATCAAGGAGGCCACCAAGAACTACAAGCTCAAAGGCACACCGGCAGACCTGACGGGCATCATGCAGCAG GGTGGGATGTTTGTGTTTAGGGGGAAAGAACTGCTGTACGCATGGAGAGATGAAGGCACCGGCGATCACGCACCCTTGGATGATTTTCTCGGCATCTGTCGCCAAGTTCCGGCTGCTTGA
- the LOC125550500 gene encoding prostamide/prostaglandin F synthase-like isoform X2, whose amino-acid sequence MATAVSLCLPRVLHTSAPRPSFHRRVSVQGAGATLPDARRLCRRSSAVSAAAGASPPEAGTAAWDSLGGVSVFAAGTGDAVPLRDLWDPSEGVVVVALLRHFGCFCCWELASDLKKSMPKFESAGAKLIAIGVGTSDKARILADGLPFPVDSLYADPERKAYDVLGLYHGLGRTLFSPASSKIYSRLDSIKEATKNYKLKGTPADLTGIMQQGGMFVFRGKELLYAWRDEGTGDHAPLDDFLGICRQVPAA is encoded by the exons ATGGCGACGGCCGTCTCGCTCTGCCTCCCTCGCGTCCTCCACACCTCCGCTCCTCGGCCGTCGTTCCACCGCCGCGTGTCCGTCCAAGGCGCCGGCGCCACCCTCCCGGACGCGCGCCGTCTTTGTCGCCGTTCATCGGCCGTCTCTGCCGCGGCAGGGGCTTCGCCGCCCGAAGCCGGCACCGCCGCGTGGGACTCCCTCGGCGGCGTCTCCGTCTTCGCCGCTGGCACCGGCGACGCCGTGCCGCTCAGGGACCTGTGGGACCCGTCCGAG GGGGTGGTCGTGGTCGCGCTGCTGAGGCATTTCGGATGCTTCTGCTG CTGGGAGCTGGCCTCTGATCTGAAGAAATCCATGCCGAAGTTCGAGTCCGCGGGGGCTAAACTGATCGCCATCGGCGTCGGCACATCTGACAAGGCACGCATTCTCGCCGACGGG CTGCCATTTCCTGTGGATAGCTTGTACGCCGATCCCGAGCGCAAG GCTTACGATGTCTTGGGCCTGTACCACGGATTAGGCCGCACACTCTTTAGTCCAGCCAGT TCTAAAATATACTCGAGGCTCGACTCCATCAAGGAGGCCACCAAGAACTACAAGCTCAAAGGCACACCGGCAGACCTGACGGGCATCATGCAGCAG GGTGGGATGTTTGTGTTTAGGGGGAAAGAACTGCTGTACGCATGGAGAGATGAAGGCACCGGCGATCACGCACCCTTGGATGATTTTCTCGGCATCTGTCGCCAAGTTCCGGCTGCTTGA